The following coding sequences are from one Microcoleus sp. AS-A8 window:
- a CDS encoding ABC transporter ATP-binding protein, whose amino-acid sequence MAAVVLVQNLQKRYGDVEAVKDISFKVEPGELFGLLGPNGSGKTTTIRCLCTLSTPDAGKIEVSGISVIDNPRAARRRLGYVAQEVALDKMLTGRELLQLQAALYHLPGSAAKKRITEVISLLGLEEYADKKTGTYSGGLKRRLDLAAGLLHQPEVLVLDEPTVGLDIESRYVVWDLLRKLREAGTTVVITSHYLDEIDALADRVAIIDRGIVIAEGTPSQLKDRVGGDRITLRIREFSPTEEAEKAKDMLQTLPFVQEIIINGAQGNSLNLVVKPQSDALMTIQQSLKDVGLPTFGIAQSRPSLDDVYLAATGRTLMDAELAAAGTRDPKAEKKQNMR is encoded by the coding sequence ATGGCTGCCGTTGTTTTAGTCCAAAATCTGCAAAAGCGCTACGGCGATGTCGAAGCCGTCAAGGATATCTCCTTTAAAGTAGAACCCGGTGAATTGTTTGGGTTACTCGGCCCCAATGGTTCAGGGAAAACCACCACCATTCGCTGCCTGTGTACCTTGAGTACACCCGACGCGGGTAAAATTGAGGTTTCTGGCATCTCCGTCATTGACAACCCAAGGGCAGCACGACGACGCCTCGGTTATGTCGCGCAGGAAGTCGCCCTCGATAAGATGCTCACGGGGCGAGAACTTCTGCAACTGCAAGCGGCACTATATCACCTTCCTGGTAGTGCTGCCAAAAAGCGGATTACGGAAGTGATTAGCTTGTTGGGTTTAGAGGAATATGCGGATAAAAAGACAGGCACCTACTCTGGAGGACTGAAAAGACGCCTCGATTTAGCAGCAGGGTTGCTGCATCAACCAGAGGTTTTGGTCTTAGATGAACCAACCGTCGGGTTGGATATTGAAAGCCGCTATGTAGTTTGGGATTTATTGCGTAAGCTGCGGGAAGCAGGAACCACGGTTGTAATTACCAGCCACTATTTAGATGAGATTGACGCCTTGGCGGATCGAGTTGCAATTATCGATCGCGGTATTGTGATTGCCGAGGGGACACCCTCCCAGTTGAAAGATCGAGTCGGAGGCGATCGCATTACCCTGCGTATCCGTGAGTTCTCCCCAACTGAAGAAGCCGAAAAAGCCAAAGATATGCTTCAAACTCTACCCTTTGTGCAAGAGATTATTATCAATGGCGCTCAGGGTAACTCCCTCAACTTGGTTGTGAAACCCCAAAGCGATGCTTTAATGACCATTCAGCAATCCTTGAAGGACGTGGGTTTACCCACATTTGGAATTGCTCAGTCGCGACCCAGTTTAGATGATGTTTATCTCGCTGCCACGGGTAGAACCTTAATGGATGCCGAACTCGCCGCCGCTGGGACACGCGACCCCAAAGCAGAGAAAAAACAAAATATGCGGTAG
- a CDS encoding serine/threonine-protein kinase, with translation MLYCSNPTCSNPFSPDGNKFCLSCGSQTLSPLFRNRYRVIQLLGEGGFGRTYEAIDTDRIDDPCVIKQFFPQVQGMAALEKATELFKQEAKRLYELGEHPQIPRLIAYFEQDKRLYLVQELIEGQTLLAELQQQGAFNEEKIRQLLADLLPVLKIVHERGVIHRDIKPENIMRRRKDGKLMLIDFGISKQVTATILGHAGTTIGTHGYASIEQMRGQVYPASDLYSLGVTCIRLLTQCLPKEDGSDELYDALNGKWIWRERLPKSITISPQLGQVLDKLTQNYVRDRYQSADEVLRAFNPASSAPSNSSAVTAVSNNMTFSSALNSTVVKEYSKLQELLAEGKWQEADEETQAIMFEVFGYPSIFNVSLYPENIKVFPCENLRKIDQLWVQHSNGRFGFSVQKQIWKSVNKEWNFFCDRVGWRVNGNWLSYNNLTFTLEAPVAHLPGLRDLRYGRWFGRHGLWVQWWVILFSRVEACGL, from the coding sequence ATGCTTTATTGTTCCAATCCCACCTGCTCGAATCCTTTCAGCCCTGATGGGAATAAGTTTTGCCTTAGTTGTGGTTCACAAACACTCTCACCCCTATTCCGCAACCGCTACCGCGTGATTCAACTCTTGGGTGAGGGGGGATTTGGCAGAACTTATGAAGCCATAGATACAGATAGAATAGACGACCCTTGTGTGATTAAGCAATTTTTTCCACAAGTTCAGGGCATGGCAGCGCTGGAGAAAGCGACGGAATTATTTAAGCAAGAAGCAAAGCGACTGTATGAACTGGGAGAGCATCCTCAGATTCCCCGGCTGATTGCTTATTTTGAACAAGATAAGCGCCTGTATCTAGTGCAAGAGTTAATTGAAGGGCAGACTTTACTTGCAGAATTGCAGCAGCAGGGAGCGTTTAACGAAGAAAAGATTCGGCAATTGCTAGCGGATTTGCTGCCAGTACTCAAGATTGTTCATGAACGCGGCGTGATTCATCGGGACATCAAGCCAGAGAATATTATGCGCCGCCGTAAGGATGGCAAGTTGATGCTGATTGATTTTGGCATCTCCAAACAGGTGACAGCAACGATTCTTGGTCACGCAGGTACGACAATTGGGACGCATGGATATGCATCGATAGAACAAATGCGGGGTCAAGTTTATCCGGCTAGCGACCTTTACAGTTTGGGCGTTACTTGCATTCGGTTACTAACCCAATGTTTACCAAAGGAAGACGGTTCTGATGAACTTTATGATGCACTGAATGGTAAATGGATATGGCGAGAACGTCTGCCAAAAAGTATAACTATCAGCCCACAACTGGGGCAAGTCTTGGATAAATTAACCCAAAACTATGTGAGAGATCGCTATCAATCCGCCGATGAAGTGCTACGAGCATTCAACCCTGCAAGCTCCGCGCCATCGAATTCAAGCGCGGTAACAGCTGTAAGCAATAATATGACTTTCTCTTCTGCTCTAAATTCAACGGTGGTAAAAGAATATAGCAAGCTGCAAGAACTACTTGCAGAAGGAAAATGGCAAGAGGCTGATGAAGAAACTCAGGCTATCATGTTTGAAGTATTCGGTTATCCAAGCATCTTCAATGTATCCCTTTATCCGGAAAACATCAAAGTATTTCCCTGCGAAAACCTGCGTAAGATAGACCAGCTTTGGGTACAACACAGCAATGGTCGCTTCGGTTTTAGTGTGCAGAAACAAATCTGGAAGAGTGTGAACAAAGAATGGAATTTTTTTTGCGATCGCGTTGGATGGCGCGTGAATGGTAACTGGCTTTCTTATAACAACCTCACCTTCACATTAGAGGCTCCAGTAGCTCACCTGCCTGGGTTGAGAGACTTACGATATGGGAGGTGGTTTGGTCGTCATGGACTATGGGTTCAGTGGTGGGTTATTCTCTTCTCTCGCGTTGAGGCTTGTGGGCTGTGA
- a CDS encoding ABC transporter permease encodes MSGTITPSKSEINLQPDLSNQTLISDKPGLGEFIQETLALTKRLFIQLQRRPSTLIAGIVQPLMWLILFGALFQNAPQDLFGEGLSYGKFLGAGVLVFTVFAGALNAGLPVMFDREFGFLNRLLVAPLASRFSIVAANAIYIIALSLIQAAAIIITCAFLGAGFPSPVGLAVITLIVLLLVVGVTALSLGLAFALPGHIELIAVIFVTNLPLLFASTALAPLSFMPGWLQIVASLNPLSYAIEPIRYLYNHSDWSLGSIVMQAPWASISFGGALLVLLVFDAVILVAIQPLLRRRIS; translated from the coding sequence ATGAGCGGAACCATTACTCCTTCTAAATCAGAGATTAACTTACAACCCGACCTATCCAATCAAACCTTAATTAGCGATAAGCCAGGTTTGGGTGAATTTATCCAAGAAACTTTAGCCCTCACCAAACGTCTATTCATTCAATTACAGCGGCGTCCTTCTACCTTAATTGCCGGAATAGTTCAGCCTTTAATGTGGCTCATTCTGTTCGGTGCCTTGTTTCAAAATGCGCCGCAAGACCTGTTTGGTGAGGGTCTTTCTTATGGAAAATTCCTGGGTGCGGGGGTATTAGTGTTCACCGTCTTCGCTGGTGCACTGAATGCTGGTTTGCCCGTGATGTTTGACCGAGAATTTGGTTTCTTGAATCGCTTACTTGTAGCACCTCTAGCTTCTCGGTTCTCCATTGTTGCCGCCAATGCGATTTATATTATTGCTCTGAGTTTGATTCAAGCGGCGGCTATCATTATCACTTGCGCCTTTTTAGGAGCGGGTTTCCCTAGTCCAGTAGGATTGGCAGTGATTACCCTGATTGTTCTTTTGTTAGTTGTCGGGGTAACGGCGTTGAGTTTGGGATTAGCATTTGCCCTACCTGGACACATTGAACTCATAGCCGTAATTTTTGTAACCAACTTGCCCTTGCTGTTCGCCAGTACAGCGCTTGCACCTCTATCCTTTATGCCGGGATGGTTGCAAATTGTAGCAAGCCTCAATCCTCTGAGTTATGCGATCGAGCCGATTCGTTATCTGTATAACCACAGCGATTGGTCACTCGGTAGTATTGTGATGCAAGCGCCTTGGGCATCTATTTCCTTTGGGGGAGCTCTCCTCGTGTTGTTAGTTTTTGATGCTGTAATATTAGTGGCAATTCAGCCTTTGCTGCGCCGCCGCATTTCTTAA
- a CDS encoding peroxiredoxin: MALQVGMDAPAFTAKDSDGNTISLSDLAGKTVVLYFYPKDDTPGCTKQAQSFRDNYTQYQGKDMVVLGVSRDDEASHKQFQEKYGLPFQLLADTDGTITKAYDVDGGGYAKRVTYIIDSNGKITHVDDKVNTSNHAQDILAAMG, translated from the coding sequence ATGGCTTTACAAGTTGGTATGGATGCTCCGGCCTTTACCGCCAAAGATAGTGATGGCAATACCATTTCTCTGTCAGATTTAGCCGGCAAAACTGTTGTGCTATATTTCTATCCTAAAGATGACACCCCCGGTTGCACCAAACAAGCCCAAAGCTTCCGGGACAACTACACCCAATACCAAGGGAAAGATATGGTTGTACTGGGTGTCAGCAGGGACGATGAAGCCTCCCATAAGCAATTTCAAGAAAAATATGGTCTGCCTTTCCAACTCCTAGCCGATACAGATGGAACCATTACCAAGGCTTACGATGTTGATGGGGGGGGTTATGCCAAGCGTGTCACCTACATCATTGACAGTAATGGCAAAATTACCCATGTCGATGACAAGGTGAATACAAGCAACCACGCCCAAGATATCTTAGCGGCAATGGGCTAA
- a CDS encoding 2-oxoisovalerate dehydrogenase yields MTEIVFLVEDDPDGGYTARALGESIFTQADDMESLREMVRDAVHCHFPDEQNRPKVIRLHIVRDEVFAS; encoded by the coding sequence ATGACTGAAATCGTATTTCTGGTTGAAGATGACCCAGATGGAGGGTATACGGCTAGAGCCTTGGGCGAGTCAATTTTCACTCAGGCTGATGATATGGAAAGCTTGCGTGAGATGGTACGTGATGCAGTTCACTGTCATTTCCCTGATGAACAAAACCGCCCTAAAGTAATCCGTTTGCACATAGTCCGTGATGAGGTCTTTGCTTCGTGA
- a CDS encoding Uma2 family endonuclease — MVTTAVVSENFSVEDFMLNLPEHMEWVDGQLIEKNGMTLQHSEIQGNLYFYWRSYKTSSGQGGKVYTDVPCRTNKQGRRPDVAYLTPELVAQFGKADILPQSFPLIAEIVSPTDIAEDVFLKAQEYLQSGCEEVWLVFPSSRLVLVMTQSQIVGFTAGEVVTTQKVLLGFSVAVDELLA, encoded by the coding sequence ATGGTGACTACTGCTGTTGTATCAGAAAATTTCTCTGTGGAAGACTTTATGCTAAATCTTCCAGAACACATGGAATGGGTGGATGGGCAACTGATAGAGAAAAATGGCATGACGTTACAGCATAGTGAAATTCAGGGGAATCTGTACTTTTACTGGAGGAGTTACAAGACTTCCAGTGGACAAGGGGGAAAAGTCTATACTGACGTACCTTGTCGCACGAATAAGCAAGGAAGGCGTCCGGATGTTGCCTATCTTACGCCTGAGCTAGTCGCACAGTTTGGCAAGGCAGATATATTGCCACAGAGTTTTCCTCTAATTGCGGAGATAGTTTCTCCGACTGATATTGCTGAGGACGTGTTTCTCAAAGCGCAGGAATATTTACAGTCGGGTTGCGAGGAAGTTTGGTTAGTGTTTCCCTCAAGTCGTTTAGTCTTAGTGATGACTCAAAGTCAGATAGTAGGGTTTACAGCGGGTGAAGTGGTTACTACTCAAAAAGTATTGCTGGGTTTTAGTGTGGCGGTAGATGAATTGTTGGCTTGA